A window of the Capricornis sumatraensis isolate serow.1 chromosome 9, serow.2, whole genome shotgun sequence genome harbors these coding sequences:
- the RELL2 gene encoding RELT-like protein 2 — MSEPQPDLEPPQHGLYMLFLLVLVFFLMGLVGFMICHVLKKKGYRCRTSRGSEPDDAQLQPPEDDDMNEDTVERIVRCIIQNEANAEALKEMLGDSEGEGTVQLSSVDATSSLQDGAPSHHHTVHLGSSAPCIHCSRNKRPPLVRQGRSKEGKSRPRPGETTVFSVGRFRVTHIEKRYGLHEHRDGSPTDRSWGSGGGQDPGGSQGPGGGQPRTGMPAIESLPPERPQPPALASTPMQNGGLRDNSRVPRALEGNPGASTEPMLGAGGRGPSPGPARKEANGQPSKQDTSDHQVSPPRGAGGM; from the exons ATGTCGGAACCACAGCCTGACCTGGAACCGCCCCAACATGGGCTGTACATGCTCTTCCTGCTTGTGCTGGTCTTCTTCCTCATGGGCCTTGTAGGCTTCATGATCTGCCACGTGCTCAAGAAGAAGGGCTACCGCTGCCGCACCTCGAGGGGCTCGGAGCCTGATGACGCCCAGCTCCAGCCCC CTGAGGACGATGACATGAATGAGGACACAGTAGAGAGAATTGTTCGCTGCATCATCCAAAATGAAG CCAACGCTGAGGCCCTGAAGGAGATGCTGGGGGACAGTGAGGGAGAAGGGACAGTGCAGCTGTCCAG TGTGGATGCCACCTCCAGCCTGCAAGACGGAGCCCCCTCCCATCATCACACAGTGCACCTGGGCTCCTCAGCCCCATGCATCCACTGCAGCCGCAACAAGAGACCCCCACTTGTCCGTCAGGGACGCTCCAAGGAAGGAAAGAGTCGCCCCCGGCCTGGGGAGACCACCGTGTTCTCTGTGGGCAG GTTCCGGGTGACGCACATTGAGAAACGCTATGGGCTGCATGAGCATCGTGATGGCTCTCCTACGGACAGGAGCTGGGGGTCTGGTGGCGGGCAGGACCCAGGAGGCAGccaggggcctgggggagggcagcccaggacagggatgcctgccaTCGAAAGCCTTCCCCCTGAGAGGCCGCAGCCCCCAGCCCTCGCCAGCACCCCCATGCAGAATGGAGGACTCAGGGACAACAGCCGAGTCCCTCGTGCACTCGAGGGGAACCCTGGAGCCTCTACAGAGCCGATGCtcggggctggagggaggggcccAAGCCCAGGGCCAGCCAGAAAAGAAGCAAACGGACAGCCAAGCAAACAGGACACCTCAGATCACCAG GTGTCCCCACCACGGGGAGCAGGGGGTATGTGA
- the HDAC3 gene encoding histone deacetylase 3 isoform X2: MAKTVAYFYDPDVGNFHYGAGHPMKPHRLALTHSLVLHYGLYKKMIVFKPYQASQHDMCRFHSEDYIDFLQRVSPTNMQGFTKSLNAFNVGDDCPVFPGLFEFCSRYTGASLQGATQLNNKICDIAINWAGGLHHAKKFEASGFCYVNDIVIGILELLKYHPRVLYIDIDIHHGDGVQEAFYLTDRVMTVSFHKYGNYFFPGTGDMYEVGAESGRYYCLNVPLRDGIDDQSYKHLFQPVINQVVDFYQPTCIVLQCGADSLGCDRLGCFNLSIRGHGECVEYVKSFNIPLLVLGGGGYTVRNVARCWTYETSLLVEEAISEELPYSVSGPDPPDNL, translated from the exons ATGGCCAAGACTGTGGCCTATTTCTACGACCCCGACGTGGGCAACTTCCACTACG GGGCTGGTCACCCTATGAAGCCTCATCGCTTGGCATTGACTCATAGTCTGGTCCTGCACTACGGCCTCTATAAGAAGATGATC GTCTTCAAGCCTTACCAGGCCTCCCAGCATGACATGTGCCGCTTCCACTCTGAGGACTACATTGACTTCCTGCAGAGAGTCAGCCCCACCAATATGCAAGGCTTTACCAAGAGCCTTAATGCCTTCAATGTGGGTGATGACTG CCCCGTGTTTCCTGGGCTGTTTGAGTTCTGCTCTCGTTACACAGGCGCATCTCTGCAAGGAGCAACCCAGCTGAACAACAAG ATCTGTGATATTGCCATTAACTGGGCTGGTGGTCTGCACCACGCCAAGAAGTTTGAG GCTTCTGGCTTCTGCTATGTTAATGACATTGTGATTGGCATCCTGGAGCTGCTCAA GTACCACCCTCGGGTGCTCTACATTGATATTGACATCCACCACGGCGACGGGGTTCAGGAAGCCTTCTACCTCACTGACCGAGTCATGACAGTATCTTTCCACAAATACGGAAACTACTTCTTCCCTGGCACAG GTGACATGTATGAAGTTGGAGCAGAGAGTGGCCGCTACTACTGCCTCAACGTACCCCTGCGGGACGGCATTGATGACCAGA GTTACAAGCACCTTTTCCAGCCAGTTATCAACCAGGTGGTGGACTTCTACCAACCCACGTGCATTGTGCTCCAG TGTGGAGCTGACTCTCTGGGCTGTGATCGATTGGGCTGCTTCAACCTCAGCATTCGAGGACACGG GGAATGCGTTGAATATGTCAAGAGCTTCAATATCCCTCTACTGGTGCTAGGTGGTGGTGGCTACACTGTCCGGAATGTTGCCCGCTGCTG GACATATGAGACATCACTGCTGGTAGAAGAGGCCATTAGTGAAGAGCTTCCCTATAGCG TATCTGGACCAGATCCGCCAGACAATCTTTGA
- the HDAC3 gene encoding histone deacetylase 3 isoform X1, whose protein sequence is MAKTVAYFYDPDVGNFHYGAGHPMKPHRLALTHSLVLHYGLYKKMIVFKPYQASQHDMCRFHSEDYIDFLQRVSPTNMQGFTKSLNAFNVGDDCPVFPGLFEFCSRYTGASLQGATQLNNKICDIAINWAGGLHHAKKFEASGFCYVNDIVIGILELLKYHPRVLYIDIDIHHGDGVQEAFYLTDRVMTVSFHKYGNYFFPGTGDMYEVGAESGRYYCLNVPLRDGIDDQSYKHLFQPVINQVVDFYQPTCIVLQCGADSLGCDRLGCFNLSIRGHGECVEYVKSFNIPLLVLGGGGYTVRNVARCWTYETSLLVEEAISEELPYSEYFEYFAPDFTLHPDVSTRIENQNSRQYLDQIRQTIFENLKMLNHAPSVQIHDVPADLLTYDRTDEADAEERGPEENYSRPEAPNEFYDGDHDNDKESDVEI, encoded by the exons ATGGCCAAGACTGTGGCCTATTTCTACGACCCCGACGTGGGCAACTTCCACTACG GGGCTGGTCACCCTATGAAGCCTCATCGCTTGGCATTGACTCATAGTCTGGTCCTGCACTACGGCCTCTATAAGAAGATGATC GTCTTCAAGCCTTACCAGGCCTCCCAGCATGACATGTGCCGCTTCCACTCTGAGGACTACATTGACTTCCTGCAGAGAGTCAGCCCCACCAATATGCAAGGCTTTACCAAGAGCCTTAATGCCTTCAATGTGGGTGATGACTG CCCCGTGTTTCCTGGGCTGTTTGAGTTCTGCTCTCGTTACACAGGCGCATCTCTGCAAGGAGCAACCCAGCTGAACAACAAG ATCTGTGATATTGCCATTAACTGGGCTGGTGGTCTGCACCACGCCAAGAAGTTTGAG GCTTCTGGCTTCTGCTATGTTAATGACATTGTGATTGGCATCCTGGAGCTGCTCAA GTACCACCCTCGGGTGCTCTACATTGATATTGACATCCACCACGGCGACGGGGTTCAGGAAGCCTTCTACCTCACTGACCGAGTCATGACAGTATCTTTCCACAAATACGGAAACTACTTCTTCCCTGGCACAG GTGACATGTATGAAGTTGGAGCAGAGAGTGGCCGCTACTACTGCCTCAACGTACCCCTGCGGGACGGCATTGATGACCAGA GTTACAAGCACCTTTTCCAGCCAGTTATCAACCAGGTGGTGGACTTCTACCAACCCACGTGCATTGTGCTCCAG TGTGGAGCTGACTCTCTGGGCTGTGATCGATTGGGCTGCTTCAACCTCAGCATTCGAGGACACGG GGAATGCGTTGAATATGTCAAGAGCTTCAATATCCCTCTACTGGTGCTAGGTGGTGGTGGCTACACTGTCCGGAATGTTGCCCGCTGCTG GACATATGAGACATCACTGCTGGTAGAAGAGGCCATTAGTGAAGAGCTTCCCTATAGCG AATACTTCGAGTACTTTGCCCCGGACTTCACGCTCCATCCAGATGTCAGCACCCGCATCGAGAATCAGAATTCACGCCAG TATCTGGACCAGATCCGCCAGACAATCTTTGAAAACCTGAAGATGCTGAACCATGCACCTAGCGTCCAGATTCACGATGTGCCGGCAGACCTCCTAACCTACGATAGGACTGATGAGGCTGATGCGGAGGAGAGGGGTCCTGAGGAAAACTACAGCAG GCCAGAGGCGCCCAACGAATTCTATGATGGGGATCATGACAACGACAAGGAAAGCGACGTGGAGATTTAA